Proteins found in one Amphiprion ocellaris isolate individual 3 ecotype Okinawa chromosome 22, ASM2253959v1, whole genome shotgun sequence genomic segment:
- the LOC118471272 gene encoding PR domain zinc finger protein 14-like yields the protein MDAIISRLWKIAFTASSILRTHIRQHSGERPFKCKHCGKAFASHAAHDSHVRRTHARDKTHPCDLCGAAFQEEQELKYHMKSHKKRQIVDSIGAPSSPGSRLQEDSAFPVKDHPKIQKNTGPTFPYSRLTVLNSEYRPWN from the exons ATGGATGCCATCATCAGTCGCTTATGGAAGATT GCCTTCACCGCCTCCAGTATTCTGCGCACACACATCCGCCAGCACTCCGGAGAGCGGCCCTTCAAGTGCAAACACTGCGGCAAGGCCTTCGCCTCCCACGCCGCCCACGACAGCCACGTCCGCCGGACCCACGCCAGAGACAAGACGCACCCGTGCGACCTGTGTGGAGCCGCTTTCCAGGAGGAGCAGGAGCTCAAATACCACATGAAGAGCCACAAAA AAAGACAGATCGTGGACAGCATCGGTGCTCCGTCCTCTCCTGGGAGCAGATTGCAGGAAGACTCTGCATTTCCAGTGAAAGACCATccaaaaatacagaagaacACCGGACCAACCTTCCCCTACTCCAGGTTGACAGTTTTAAACTCAGAATATAGGCCCTGGAACTAG